In Felis catus isolate Fca126 chromosome A2, F.catus_Fca126_mat1.0, whole genome shotgun sequence, the following proteins share a genomic window:
- the EPDR1 gene encoding mammalian ependymin-related protein 1 isoform X2 — protein MLGRAPLRVARGALGAWLRGGLWIWALGGLCALGAAALGAGAGGAPGTPGTPRPCQAPQQWEGRQVLYRQSTGRNSRALLSYDGLNQRVRVLDERKALIPCKR, from the coding sequence ATGCTGGGGCGCGCTCCGCTCCGCGTGGCCCGCGGGGCCCTGGGCGCCTGGCTGCGGGGCGGCCTCTGGATCTGGGCGCTGGGTGGCCTCTGCGCCCTGGGGGCGGcggcgctgggggcgggggccgggggcgccCCGGGGACCCCGGGGACCCCGCGCCCGTGCCAGGCGCCGCAGCAGTGGGAGGGCCGCCAGGTTCTGTACCGGCAGAGCACCGGGCGCAACAGCCGCGCCCTCCTCTCCTACGACGGGCTCAACCAGCGCGTGCGGGTGCTGGACGAGCGCAAGGCGCTGATCCCCTGCAAGAG